Proteins found in one Syntrophales bacterium genomic segment:
- the gltA gene encoding NADPH-dependent glutamate synthase has translation MEAEEKKAKEKRVKVPRQKMPEQDPKVRIHNFDEVPFGYTEEIAITEAKRCIQCKEPGCIEGCPVEVNIPAFVRLITEGNFIEAGRTIKETNSLPAVCGRVCPQEDQCEKVCVLGKKWEPVAIGRLERFAADYEREKGQVSIPEWATPIGKKVAVVGAGPSGLTIAGDLVKLGYEVTIFEALHKAGGVLVYGIPEFRLPKRIVEAEVDYVRKMGVKIETNAVIGRVKTVDELFAEGFAAVYLGVGAGAPVFMNIQGENLSGIYSANEYLTRSNLMKAYLFPEYDTPIVRGKNCAVIGGGNVAMDSVRTALRLGAENAYIIYRRTEVEMPARIEEVHHAKEEGVQFKLLTNPVEYLGDENGWVRGMRCQRMELGEPDESGRRRPVPIEGSEYVVDVDTVVVAVGTMANPIVPATTPGLETNRRGYIITKDETGKTSREGIYAGGDIVTGSATVILAMGAGKKAARAIHEYLSSG, from the coding sequence ATGGAGGCTGAAGAAAAGAAAGCTAAGGAAAAGAGAGTTAAAGTTCCCCGACAGAAGATGCCGGAGCAGGACCCGAAGGTACGGATCCACAATTTTGATGAGGTCCCGTTCGGCTATACGGAAGAGATAGCGATAACCGAGGCAAAACGGTGCATCCAGTGCAAGGAACCCGGCTGTATCGAAGGATGTCCCGTGGAAGTCAATATACCTGCCTTTGTCCGGCTTATTACGGAGGGGAATTTTATCGAGGCTGGCCGTACTATAAAGGAAACAAACTCCCTCCCCGCTGTCTGTGGTCGTGTCTGTCCCCAGGAGGATCAATGTGAAAAGGTTTGTGTCCTGGGAAAGAAGTGGGAACCGGTGGCCATAGGGAGACTTGAGCGTTTTGCCGCAGACTACGAACGGGAGAAAGGACAGGTATCCATCCCAGAATGGGCAACACCCATAGGGAAAAAGGTTGCCGTGGTCGGCGCCGGTCCCTCAGGCCTGACCATCGCCGGTGATCTCGTGAAATTGGGATATGAAGTGACGATCTTTGAGGCCCTTCACAAGGCGGGAGGTGTCCTCGTGTACGGGATCCCCGAGTTTCGTCTGCCGAAGAGGATCGTGGAGGCCGAAGTTGATTATGTGAGAAAAATGGGGGTAAAGATCGAAACCAATGCCGTGATCGGAAGGGTCAAGACGGTGGATGAACTCTTCGCAGAGGGTTTTGCTGCCGTTTACCTCGGCGTGGGCGCCGGCGCCCCGGTCTTTATGAATATACAGGGAGAAAATCTCAGCGGTATCTATTCGGCCAATGAGTACCTGACCAGGTCCAATCTAATGAAGGCATATCTCTTCCCGGAATACGACACTCCCATTGTCCGTGGCAAAAATTGCGCCGTTATCGGCGGCGGCAACGTGGCCATGGACTCGGTCAGGACAGCCCTCCGGCTGGGTGCAGAGAACGCCTATATCATCTACCGCCGCACAGAGGTGGAGATGCCGGCCAGGATAGAGGAAGTCCACCATGCGAAGGAAGAGGGTGTCCAGTTCAAGCTTCTCACGAATCCCGTGGAATACCTTGGTGATGAGAACGGCTGGGTGAGGGGGATGAGATGCCAGAGGATGGAGCTGGGCGAGCCTGACGAATCAGGGAGACGACGACCGGTTCCCATCGAGGGTTCAGAGTACGTGGTTGATGTGGATACCGTAGTGGTAGCTGTGGGGACGATGGCAAATCCCATTGTCCCGGCGACAACTCCGGGGCTGGAAACAAATCGCCGGGGTTACATTATCACAAAGGATGAAACGGGGAAAACGAGCCGGGAGGGGATCTATGCGGGAGGCGACATTGTAACCGGGTCAGCGACGGTAATTCTTGCCATGGGCGCCGGAAAAAAGGCGGCCCGGGCCATCCATGAATACCTCTCTTCCGGATAG
- the atpF gene encoding F0F1 ATP synthase subunit B, with the protein MKILFYTVAIALIAVTEAVAGASQEEYGGSSLWPFVFQVINFLLLLFVLYKLALPRAKGFFAERSQKIHLSLKEAEEAKSLAEKKLREYEEKLIALDREVEDIRNLAEKEGQAEKERIIAEAEKEAESLKKQAKGIAEQEIRRAKEELRREVARLSLEKAEKIIKDTIKESDQECLIVDYTKEITSPPC; encoded by the coding sequence ATGAAAATTCTTTTTTACACAGTAGCAATAGCTCTAATAGCGGTGACGGAAGCGGTCGCGGGCGCCTCTCAGGAAGAATATGGAGGCTCATCCCTATGGCCGTTTGTTTTTCAAGTAATTAACTTTCTTCTCCTTCTTTTTGTGCTGTACAAATTAGCTCTTCCCAGAGCAAAGGGTTTTTTCGCTGAGCGGAGCCAAAAGATTCATCTCTCTTTAAAAGAAGCTGAAGAAGCTAAAAGTTTGGCCGAAAAAAAGTTGAGGGAATATGAAGAAAAGTTGATCGCCTTAGATAGAGAAGTGGAAGACATTCGGAATTTGGCAGAAAAGGAAGGACAGGCAGAGAAAGAAAGGATAATTGCAGAAGCGGAAAAAGAAGCGGAATCGTTAAAAAAGCAGGCAAAAGGTATTGCAGAACAGGAAATAAGAAGAGCCAAAGAGGAACTGAGAAGAGAAGTGGCAAGATTATCCCTGGAGAAGGCAGAGAAAATAATTAAAGATACGATAAAGGAAAGCGATCAAGAGTGCCTTATTGTTGATTACACTAAAGAGATAACATCTCCACCATGTTGA
- a CDS encoding ATP synthase F0 subunit B has product MLPSINISLLVIQGVIFLLVLWFLNRNLFKPILKILHERDERTEGFLQKSEEMEEKAKETFAEYTEKLRQARRETLAIKKKHILEGAERREEIFGRVRQEINVFLEEIRGKISEETESSRKALYQQIETLGGAIAEKVLGRSVQI; this is encoded by the coding sequence ATGCTTCCTTCCATAAACATCTCTCTGCTTGTTATTCAAGGGGTTATCTTTCTTCTTGTCCTGTGGTTTTTAAACAGGAACCTTTTTAAACCTATATTGAAGATACTACACGAGAGGGATGAGAGGACGGAAGGATTTTTACAAAAATCCGAGGAGATGGAAGAGAAGGCAAAAGAAACTTTTGCGGAATATACGGAAAAGCTGCGCCAGGCCAGAAGGGAAACTTTGGCAATAAAGAAAAAGCACATCCTGGAAGGCGCAGAAAGAAGAGAGGAAATCTTTGGTAGAGTTAGACAGGAAATCAACGTTTTTCTTGAGGAGATAAGGGGCAAAATATCAGAAGAAACGGAATCGTCCCGGAAAGCTCTCTATCAGCAGATAGAAACTCTGGGGGGGGCAATAGCCGAGAAGGTCTTGGGAAGAAGCGTCCAGATATGA
- a CDS encoding ATP synthase F0 subunit C, which produces MGKWKMVVMVIGVLMAISTSCFAAEEAKTTTMGMGLVGLGAGLAIGLAAFGGGLGQGRAAGSALEGIARNPGAADKMFVPLILGLALIESLVLYAFVISFFLQGKV; this is translated from the coding sequence ATGGGGAAATGGAAAATGGTGGTGATGGTTATCGGGGTTTTAATGGCGATTTCAACAAGTTGTTTTGCTGCAGAAGAAGCGAAAACCACCACAATGGGTATGGGATTAGTAGGACTTGGCGCTGGTTTGGCCATTGGTTTGGCTGCATTTGGCGGGGGACTTGGTCAAGGTAGAGCTGCGGGTTCCGCCTTGGAAGGAATAGCGAGGAATCCCGGGGCGGCTGATAAGATGTTTGTTCCCCTGATCTTAGGATTGGCTCTGATAGAATCCTTAGTTTTATACGCCTTTGTTATCTCTTTCTTCCTCCAGGGAAAAGTTTAA
- the atpB gene encoding F0F1 ATP synthase subunit A translates to MIPFVSHSEERLLIVTTIFVGIILFIICRKVLSSIKNSPHPFIPKEAITFQNFFELVVQAALNIMREIIGPSAEKYFPLIGSLFVFILFCNLLGVIPGFLPPTSNIYTNAACAIIVFLYYNYQGFKVHGIGYLKQFAGPLIWIAPLMFVIEILSHLFRPFSLSVRLFGNIFGDHTVLAIFSGLVPLVVPVIFLILGLAVALIQAFIFAALSTVYIGLAVSHEH, encoded by the coding sequence TTGATTCCTTTTGTTTCTCATTCTGAAGAAAGACTACTAATTGTCACCACTATCTTTGTGGGAATTATTCTCTTTATAATCTGCAGGAAGGTCTTAAGTTCTATCAAAAATTCTCCTCATCCTTTCATTCCTAAGGAGGCGATAACATTTCAGAATTTCTTTGAGTTAGTGGTTCAGGCTGCCCTGAACATAATGAGAGAGATAATTGGACCTTCAGCAGAAAAATACTTTCCTTTAATCGGGAGTTTATTTGTCTTTATTCTCTTCTGTAACCTTCTGGGGGTTATTCCTGGTTTCCTTCCTCCTACCAGCAATATCTATACGAACGCTGCCTGCGCCATAATTGTCTTTTTATATTATAATTATCAGGGATTTAAGGTGCACGGCATTGGGTATTTAAAACAATTTGCTGGTCCGCTGATCTGGATAGCGCCATTGATGTTTGTCATTGAAATATTAAGTCACCTTTTCCGACCTTTTTCGTTATCAGTGAGGCTTTTTGGAAATATATTTGGTGATCATACTGTTTTGGCTATTTTTTCTGGTTTAGTCCCCCTGGTCGTGCCGGTCATATTCTTGATTTTAGGCTTAGCCGTTGCTCTGATCCAGGCCTTTATTTTTGCTGCTCTGTCAACAGTGTACATAGGTTTAGCTGTTTCTCATGAACATTAA
- a CDS encoding AtpZ/AtpI family protein, translated as MFALTVEMGTSMVGGIVVGYYLDRALNTSPWLFWIFFLSGLVVGVKTAIFIVKKYKKLF; from the coding sequence TTGTTTGCTCTAACTGTGGAGATGGGCACTTCCATGGTGGGCGGTATTGTGGTGGGATACTATTTAGACAGAGCACTGAATACTTCTCCCTGGTTATTCTGGATATTTTTTTTGAGCGGTCTGGTTGTGGGGGTAAAAACAGCCATTTTTATTGTAAAAAAATACAAAAAACTTTTTTAG
- the hemL gene encoding glutamate-1-semialdehyde 2,1-aminomutase, whose amino-acid sequence MKSSSRGLFEEAKKYMPGGVNSPVRAFGAVDATPLFISEARGAKIYDVEGREYIDYLLSWGPMILGHSHPAVIEAINQAARRGTSYGAPTELEIEMARLLVDAFPSVEMVRMVSSGTEAAMTAIRLARGYTGREKIIKFEGCYHGHADSLLVKAGSGVATLGIPGSPGVPRGLAELTITLPFNDTGAVRSAVKQYGDDLACIIVEPVAGNMGVVSSMPGFLETLREITSQHNILLIFDEVITGFRLTYGGFQNLAGIKPDLTCLGKIIGGGLPVGALGGRKDIMEKLAPSGPVYQAGTLSGNPVAVSAGIATLEILREGATGYGETNRRTSLLCEGMKELFTKNAIPVCINRIGSMFTVFFTPHPVFNFSSATRSDTRRFGSFFREMLANQIYMAPSQFEASFLSFAHTDEDIEKTLAACERALHQI is encoded by the coding sequence ATGAAGAGTTCCTCCCGGGGGCTTTTTGAAGAGGCGAAGAAATACATGCCGGGAGGCGTCAATAGCCCTGTGAGGGCCTTTGGGGCCGTAGATGCAACACCCCTCTTTATCAGTGAAGCCCGCGGTGCAAAGATCTATGACGTGGAGGGGAGGGAGTATATTGATTACCTTTTGTCCTGGGGACCGATGATCCTCGGTCACAGCCATCCGGCGGTCATCGAGGCCATCAATCAGGCTGCAAGACGGGGGACAAGCTACGGGGCGCCGACGGAACTCGAGATTGAGATGGCAAGATTACTCGTAGATGCCTTCCCCTCTGTGGAAATGGTCAGAATGGTGAGTTCCGGGACGGAGGCGGCGATGACCGCCATCAGGCTGGCCCGTGGTTATACAGGCAGAGAAAAGATTATCAAATTCGAGGGGTGTTATCACGGCCATGCCGACTCCCTACTGGTCAAGGCCGGTTCCGGTGTGGCAACTCTCGGTATCCCGGGGAGTCCAGGTGTACCCCGAGGACTTGCCGAATTAACCATCACCCTTCCCTTCAACGACACGGGGGCCGTCCGCTCCGCCGTCAAACAATATGGTGACGATCTGGCCTGTATTATCGTAGAACCGGTAGCGGGAAACATGGGTGTCGTTTCTTCCATGCCCGGGTTTCTTGAAACGCTGAGAGAAATCACCAGTCAGCATAATATCCTCCTTATCTTTGATGAAGTCATCACCGGTTTCAGACTGACCTATGGTGGTTTCCAGAACCTTGCCGGCATCAAACCTGATCTGACTTGCCTGGGAAAGATTATTGGAGGGGGGCTTCCCGTGGGCGCCCTCGGCGGGAGAAAGGATATTATGGAAAAGCTGGCGCCATCAGGCCCTGTCTATCAGGCAGGTACCCTCTCCGGGAATCCCGTAGCCGTATCAGCCGGTATTGCCACCCTGGAGATACTTCGGGAGGGCGCCACCGGTTATGGCGAAACCAACCGGAGGACCTCCCTTCTCTGTGAGGGGATGAAAGAGCTATTTACCAAAAACGCAATTCCCGTTTGTATCAATCGGATCGGTTCTATGTTTACCGTTTTTTTTACCCCCCATCCAGTTTTCAACTTCAGTTCAGCAACGAGAAGTGATACGAGACGCTTTGGCAGTTTCTTCAGGGAGATGTTAGCCAATCAAATCTACATGGCGCCTTCCCAGTTCGAGGCCTCTTTTCTCTCGTTTGCCCATACGGATGAAGACATAGAGAAAACCCTTGCCGCCTGTGAAAGGGCGCTGCACCAGATTTGA
- a CDS encoding 2-oxoacid:acceptor oxidoreductase family protein, with amino-acid sequence MLVKTIFSGFGGQGVLMMGHSLAHGAMMEGYQVTYLPSYGAEVRGGTANCTVAVADEEIASPIASEPNYIVVMNTPSLYTFQNRVASGGSLFLNSSIIEIRPSRKDIEVYEIPCIEIAEKMGNQRAANIVMMGAFLRKTALVSPDVYLKSLETIMGSKKKTIADANRAAFAAGYELLATPQAGRKAVRKKPSAG; translated from the coding sequence ATGTTAGTTAAGACGATATTCTCCGGATTCGGGGGGCAGGGGGTATTGATGATGGGGCATAGTCTTGCCCACGGGGCAATGATGGAAGGCTACCAGGTTACCTACCTGCCGTCCTACGGGGCAGAGGTCAGGGGCGGAACAGCCAACTGCACCGTCGCGGTGGCGGATGAGGAGATTGCCTCCCCCATCGCCTCGGAGCCAAATTATATCGTTGTCATGAACACCCCTTCGTTATATACGTTTCAGAACAGGGTTGCCTCCGGGGGGAGTCTCTTTTTAAATTCTTCCATCATCGAGATCCGTCCCAGCCGAAAGGACATTGAGGTCTATGAGATTCCCTGCATAGAAATTGCGGAGAAGATGGGCAATCAAAGGGCGGCAAATATCGTCATGATGGGTGCATTTCTTAGAAAGACCGCTCTCGTATCACCTGATGTCTACCTGAAAAGCCTGGAGACGATCATGGGAAGCAAGAAGAAAACGATCGCCGATGCCAACCGGGCGGCGTTTGCTGCCGGTTATGAATTACTGGCCACTCCGCAGGCCGGACGTAAAGCGGTCAGAAAAAAGCCTTCCGCAGGATAG
- a CDS encoding thiamine pyrophosphate-dependent enzyme — protein MTKKVFGKPKCLKENVFHYCAGCGHSIVHRLIAEVIDELDIRGITIGVPPAGCAVLAYNYFDIDMIEAQHGRAPAMATGIKRTLPDRVVFSYQGDGDMAAIGIAESFHAANRGENITVIFINNAVYGMTGGQMAPTTLLGQRTTTSPSGRDKTKDGYPIRVSEVLSCLPGTTFIERCTVNSPPNIIKAKKAIKKAFQYQIDGLGFSMIEVLSPCPTNWKMTPIAACKWIDDVMSKEFPLGIIKDIKSSDKGEKSHVS, from the coding sequence ATGACAAAAAAAGTATTCGGTAAACCGAAGTGTTTAAAGGAAAACGTCTTTCACTACTGTGCCGGATGCGGTCACAGCATTGTACACCGCCTGATCGCAGAAGTAATTGACGAACTCGATATCAGGGGGATCACGATAGGTGTCCCCCCGGCGGGATGTGCCGTTCTGGCCTACAACTATTTTGATATTGACATGATAGAGGCACAACACGGGAGGGCCCCTGCCATGGCCACGGGTATCAAGAGAACGCTGCCCGATCGAGTGGTCTTTTCTTATCAGGGGGACGGAGACATGGCCGCCATCGGAATAGCGGAAAGTTTCCATGCAGCAAACCGGGGTGAGAACATCACCGTCATCTTTATTAATAACGCTGTCTACGGTATGACCGGCGGGCAGATGGCGCCCACCACCCTGTTAGGGCAGAGGACAACAACCTCCCCCTCGGGAAGAGATAAGACGAAGGATGGTTATCCCATCCGGGTCAGCGAAGTTCTCTCATGTCTTCCCGGCACAACCTTTATCGAAAGGTGTACCGTCAACTCACCTCCCAACATCATCAAGGCCAAAAAGGCGATTAAAAAGGCCTTTCAGTATCAGATTGACGGTCTCGGTTTCTCCATGATCGAGGTCCTGTCGCCCTGCCCCACAAACTGGAAGATGACACCCATCGCCGCCTGCAAGTGGATAGATGATGTGATGAGCAAGGAATTTCCCCTCGGTATCATTAAGGACATCAAATCATCGGATAAGGGGGAGAAGAGTCATGTTAGTTAA
- the vorB gene encoding 3-methyl-2-oxobutanoate dehydrogenase subunit VorB, which produces MNKVLMQGNKVIGEAAIRAGCRFYAGYPITPQNELPEYMAENMCRVKDGVFIQSESEIAAIHMVAGASAAGARTMTSSSSPGISLKQEGISSMAACELPGVIVNMMRGGPGLGNISPAQGDYFQATRGGGHGDYRTIVLAPATGQELADLTMDAFDLADEYRMPVMILADGMMGQMMEPVVFKEPKLRQYRERYVLKGAGAGKSRFIRGLILDPRAMEEHNWKLARKYEVITQRETRHEAFNTKDAELIVTAYGTAARIAKGAIKRLRDTGLKIGLFRPITLWPFPARELQELSRRTEEFFVFELSTGQMIEDIYLALCGQGHVNFYGRPGGVVPTPVELAHVIARQYPKKDRHHE; this is translated from the coding sequence GTGAATAAGGTACTTATGCAGGGTAATAAGGTGATTGGTGAGGCTGCCATCAGGGCCGGATGCCGGTTTTATGCCGGCTATCCCATCACGCCACAGAATGAATTGCCGGAGTACATGGCAGAAAACATGTGCCGGGTAAAAGACGGCGTATTCATCCAGTCTGAGAGCGAAATCGCAGCGATCCATATGGTTGCCGGCGCCAGCGCTGCCGGAGCCAGAACTATGACATCGTCTTCCAGTCCTGGTATCTCTTTAAAACAGGAAGGAATATCCTCCATGGCCGCCTGTGAACTCCCCGGCGTCATCGTTAATATGATGAGGGGCGGGCCAGGTCTCGGTAATATCAGCCCGGCCCAGGGAGATTATTTTCAGGCAACAAGGGGAGGCGGACACGGTGATTATCGGACGATCGTCCTTGCCCCGGCTACCGGTCAGGAACTGGCCGATCTGACCATGGACGCCTTTGACCTGGCCGATGAATACCGGATGCCCGTTATGATCCTGGCCGATGGGATGATGGGGCAGATGATGGAACCCGTTGTCTTCAAGGAACCGAAACTGAGACAATACAGGGAAAGATATGTCCTTAAGGGAGCTGGCGCCGGTAAGAGCAGGTTCATCAGGGGTCTTATCCTGGACCCGCGGGCCATGGAGGAGCACAACTGGAAGCTGGCCAGAAAATATGAGGTGATTACACAAAGGGAGACGAGGCACGAGGCGTTCAACACGAAAGATGCGGAACTGATTGTGACGGCCTATGGTACGGCGGCCAGGATTGCCAAAGGGGCGATCAAGCGGTTGCGTGATACCGGCTTAAAGATTGGTTTATTTCGTCCCATTACCCTGTGGCCATTTCCCGCGCGGGAACTTCAGGAACTCTCCAGAAGGACAGAAGAATTTTTTGTTTTTGAGCTGAGTACCGGTCAGATGATTGAGGATATCTACCTCGCCCTCTGTGGTCAGGGGCATGTTAACTTTTACGGCCGGCCGGGTGGGGTAGTGCCGACACCTGTGGAACTTGCCCATGTGATTGCCCGTCAGTACCCCAAGAAAGACAGGCATCACGAATGA
- a CDS encoding ferredoxin: protein MKGYIKINRELCKECHLCIHACKKGHIVPAKEYNAKGYRPVRFANDGDQKCTGCALCAITCPEIAIEVYRE, encoded by the coding sequence TTGAAGGGATACATCAAAATAAACAGGGAGCTTTGCAAGGAATGTCACCTTTGCATTCATGCATGCAAAAAAGGTCATATTGTTCCCGCGAAGGAATATAATGCGAAGGGGTATCGTCCCGTCCGTTTCGCAAACGATGGAGATCAGAAATGCACAGGGTGTGCCCTGTGTGCCATAACCTGTCCGGAAATCGCTATCGAGGTTTATCGTGAATAA
- a CDS encoding MBL fold metallo-hydrolase produces MFNASLINDPFGDPGVYIEFKYRNEALLFDLGDLHLLPPRKLLKISHIFVSHTHMDHFIGFDHLLRVCLGRDRHISLFGPPGFHKQVENKIGAYTWNLVENYTNDFALLITEVHPEGKLTRCYHCRTAFKPEMVAEEEGFDGTLVEGSLFSVRGTFLDHKIPCLAFRFEEKSRVNIKKNVLQEMGLPVGAWLMKLKNHVLSGDDDDTPVKVSWREGGQETREKIIPLGELKATIVKITPGQKITYITDAIYNDENRRKIVALAEGSDLLFIEATFLHDDADSAAKKYHLTALQAGTLARMAGVKRISLFHFSPKYKGCGELLVEEAMQAFQG; encoded by the coding sequence ATGTTTAACGCCTCCCTGATTAATGACCCCTTCGGTGACCCCGGGGTATATATTGAATTTAAGTACCGGAACGAGGCCCTGCTCTTTGACCTGGGTGACCTTCACCTCCTTCCCCCGCGAAAACTTCTCAAGATCAGCCATATCTTTGTTTCCCATACCCACATGGACCATTTCATCGGCTTCGACCATTTATTAAGGGTTTGCCTGGGGCGGGACCGGCATATCTCCCTGTTCGGTCCCCCCGGTTTCCACAAGCAAGTGGAAAACAAGATCGGGGCCTATACCTGGAATCTTGTGGAAAACTACACGAATGATTTTGCCCTCTTAATAACAGAGGTACATCCAGAGGGCAAATTAACCAGATGCTATCACTGCCGGACGGCCTTCAAGCCGGAGATGGTGGCGGAAGAGGAGGGTTTTGATGGCACCCTTGTGGAGGGGAGCCTCTTCTCTGTCCGGGGGACATTCCTCGATCACAAGATACCCTGTCTCGCCTTCCGATTTGAAGAGAAGAGCCGTGTTAACATCAAAAAAAATGTATTGCAGGAGATGGGACTTCCCGTAGGGGCATGGTTGATGAAATTGAAGAATCATGTTCTTTCCGGTGACGATGATGATACGCCGGTCAAGGTTAGCTGGAGAGAAGGGGGACAGGAAACAAGGGAAAAGATTATTCCCCTGGGCGAATTGAAGGCGACGATAGTCAAGATAACACCCGGTCAGAAGATAACGTATATCACCGATGCTATCTATAATGATGAAAATCGTCGCAAGATTGTCGCTCTGGCCGAGGGGTCCGATCTGTTATTTATCGAGGCGACTTTTCTCCACGATGATGCCGATAGTGCGGCGAAGAAGTACCATCTTACGGCCTTACAGGCAGGGACTCTGGCACGTATGGCGGGAGTCAAGAGGATTTCACTGTTCCATTTCTCGCCAAAGTATAAAGGATGCGGGGAACTCCTTGTAGAAGAGGCGATGCAGGCATTCCAGGGTTAG
- a CDS encoding tetratricopeptide repeat protein: MKMEQIPLFEDKYMLINDAAATLKALRLDDALESLKRYRDLYRGGEDVERKFKIASFLREGLSTAPPSGPDRPLYLFQLWRSFEAFCRSLGPGSPTDDELRRPFFHKIVAAIEESRLADSAFLADGIPVGYAHLQTGDHDRAIRSLQACLIATPDNATIYGYLGDAYLMRGDREVARQVYFEACLIDPVVLDWNHLRDDQLKNLLERLPEEYDCDPSLACEWLPAYAYVQGLFRPKQIRLWEEFKTFTDGYFKLKKTFVRTPSPSLAAKLFLKGIVLCNNEPFLRMIKGIDFAEVRREMKEANATLFTEYLKQIDRRRRNGL; the protein is encoded by the coding sequence ATGAAAATGGAACAGATCCCGCTTTTCGAGGACAAATACATGTTGATCAACGATGCCGCGGCGACCTTAAAGGCGCTGCGTCTCGACGATGCCCTGGAGTCGCTGAAACGTTACAGGGATCTCTATCGTGGCGGCGAAGATGTGGAAAGGAAGTTCAAAATTGCCTCTTTCCTTAGAGAGGGGTTATCCACCGCGCCGCCGTCCGGTCCCGACCGTCCTTTGTATCTCTTTCAATTATGGCGCTCTTTCGAGGCATTTTGCCGTTCACTTGGCCCCGGCAGCCCGACCGACGATGAACTCCGGCGCCCCTTCTTCCACAAGATCGTCGCCGCGATCGAAGAGAGTCGTCTGGCGGACAGCGCCTTCCTTGCCGACGGGATTCCCGTCGGCTATGCGCATCTCCAGACCGGAGACCACGATCGGGCGATCCGCTCCCTTCAGGCGTGCCTGATTGCGACGCCGGACAATGCGACAATCTATGGCTATCTGGGCGATGCCTACCTGATGCGGGGCGACCGGGAGGTTGCCCGTCAGGTCTATTTCGAAGCCTGCCTGATCGACCCGGTCGTCCTCGACTGGAACCATCTCCGGGATGACCAACTGAAAAATCTCCTGGAGCGGCTGCCGGAGGAATATGACTGTGATCCATCGCTCGCCTGCGAATGGCTTCCCGCTTATGCCTATGTCCAGGGGCTTTTCAGGCCGAAGCAGATCCGGCTCTGGGAAGAGTTCAAGACCTTTACTGACGGGTATTTCAAGCTGAAGAAAACCTTCGTCCGGACGCCTTCGCCCTCCCTCGCTGCCAAACTGTTTCTCAAAGGCATCGTCCTGTGCAACAATGAACCTTTTCTAAGGATGATCAAAGGAATTGATTTTGCGGAAGTCCGCCGGGAGATGAAGGAGGCAAATGCCACGCTCTTCACCGAATACTTGAAACAGATCGACCGGCGAAGGCGCAACGGCCTCTGA
- a CDS encoding nucleotidyltransferase domain-containing protein, translating to MSLVYGHADETFYLRQLARIAGGGMGAIQRELKTLAEAGIIRRIEKGKQIYYQANPQCPVFAELKSLIMKTAGMGDILKMVLVPLAERIRIAFIYGSLARSDESKSSDVDIMIIGDVSFADVVAALSPAQQNLNREINPSVYPVKEFKDKLVKGHHFLQSVLEGDKWFLIGDEHDLARLAK from the coding sequence TTGTCCCTTGTTTATGGACACGCCGATGAGACATTCTACCTGCGACAACTTGCCCGTATAGCCGGGGGCGGCATGGGCGCTATCCAGCGGGAACTGAAAACCCTTGCAGAGGCGGGTATTATCAGACGTATCGAAAAGGGAAAGCAGATATATTATCAAGCCAACCCTCAATGTCCGGTATTTGCAGAGCTGAAAAGTCTGATCATGAAGACTGCCGGCATGGGCGATATATTGAAGATGGTCCTTGTCCCACTCGCGGAACGTATCCGCATAGCATTTATTTATGGGTCTTTAGCCCGCAGCGATGAATCCAAAAGCAGTGATGTGGATATCATGATCATCGGGGATGTGAGCTTTGCCGACGTGGTTGCTGCACTCAGCCCGGCACAGCAGAACTTGAATCGCGAGATTAATCCTTCAGTTTATCCTGTCAAAGAATTCAAAGACAAACTGGTAAAGGGGCATCATTTCTTACAGTCCGTTCTTGAGGGGGACAAATGGTTCCTCATTGGAGACGAACATGACCTTGCAAGACTGGCTAAATAA